From one Anoplolepis gracilipes chromosome 10, ASM4749672v1, whole genome shotgun sequence genomic stretch:
- the LOC140670374 gene encoding uncharacterized protein, with amino-acid sequence MLEDQWETFRREKEGTERDLEKIKDSHLNKEMEVSRRLNTLSEHDTGIGKPHTNADLTPLSANNEIKHPFKAKKEEEHAMTCLETYIFVDKYCRQSTSDSSSDSFAKQTDSLSLAYEDLFTMPYGIIQDYGFFIKHLDICHNVFNRNLQFLSEFDNLRSLNLDHNKIDDIIVFPYMSNLELLWLNKNFIKNLHPFIKNLHSSVPNLKFLSLMENETAPSHLNGGSFCECRQYRLFVLSWFPRLDDKMVNDEPLLEAKRLFKRPLFENMIEPPEYIKDLHNKINIFSKSSMSNRQKILRGTNLII; translated from the exons ATGTTGGAGGACCAATGGGAAACCTTCCGGCGAGAAAAGGAGGGTACCGAACGCGATCTTGAAAAAATCAAGGACAGCCACTTAAACAAAGAAATGGAGGTTAGCAGACGACTCAATACCTTGAGCGAACACGACACTGGAATTGGAAAACCGCATACAAACGCCGATCTAACAC CGTTAAGCGCTAACAATGAGATAAAACATCCTTTTAAAGCAAAAAAGGAGGAAGAACATGCCATGACTTGTctagaaacatatatatttgtggaTAAATATTGTAGACAATCAACTTCAGATTCATCTTCTGATTCATTTGCAAAACAAACTGATTCTTTGTCACTTGCATATGAAGATCTGTTTACCATGCCTTATGGCATTATACAGGATTATggtttctttataaaacatttagatATTTGTCACAATGTGTTTAATAGGAATTTACAGTTTCTATCAGAATTTGACAATTTAAGATCTCTCAACTTGGATCACAATAAAATAGATGATATTATTGTGTTCCCATACATGTCAAATCTTGAGCTTCTCTGGTTGAATaagaactttattaaaaacttacaTCCTTTCATTAAGAATCTTCATAGTAGTGTAccaaatcttaaatttttatctcttatggAAAATGAGACAGCACCCAGTCATCTTAATGGTGGAAGTTTCTGTGAATGTCGTCAATACAGGTTATTTGTACTCTCTTGGTTTCCACGCTTGGATGACAAAATGGTGAATGACGAGCCGCTACTAGAAGCTAAAAGACTGTTCAAAAGACCattgtttgaaaatatgaTAGAACCACCAGAATACATTAAGGATTtacataataagataaatattttttccaagtCATCAATGTCTaatagacaaaaaatattaagaggaacaaatcttattatttaa